In one window of Carassius carassius chromosome 38, fCarCar2.1, whole genome shotgun sequence DNA:
- the LOC132119540 gene encoding protein Wnt-7a-like, which yields MSRKTRRWIFHIFLCLGIIYLKIGGFSSVVALGASVICNKIPGLAPRQRTICQSRPDAIIVIGEGAQMGINECQFQFKNGRWNCSALGERTVFGKELKVGSKEAAFTYAIIAAGVAHAITAACTQGTLSGCGCDKEKQGFYNQEEGWKWGGCSADIRYGLSFSKVFIDAREIRQNARTLMNLHNNEVGRKVLEKNMRLECKCHGVSGSCTTKTCWTTLPKFRHLGYILKEKYNHAVHVEPVRASRNKRPTFLKVKNPYSYRKPMDMDLVYIEKSPNYCEADPVTGSMGTQGRICNKTAQQANGCDLMCCDRGYNTHQYSRVWQCNCKFLWCCYVKCNTCSERTEVYTCK from the exons ATGAGCAGGAAAACACGCCGCTGGATTTTTCACATTTTCCTCTGTTTGGGGATTATATATTTGAAGATTGG GGGCTTTTCCTCCGTGGTTGCGTTGGGAGCGAGTGTTATCTGTAACAAAATTCCTGGTTTGGCCCCTCGTCAAAGGACTATCTGTCAAAGCCGGCCTGACGCTATCATTGTCATTGGAGAAGGAGCACAAATGGGAATCAATGAGTGTCAGTTTCAATTCAAAAATGGAAGGTGGAACTGCTCGGCCCTTGGGGAAAGAACTGTCTTTGGAAAAGAGTTGAAAGTGG GAAGTAAGGAAGCAGCCTTCACCTACGCCATTATTGCTGCCGGGGTCGCCCATGCCATCACAGCAGCCTGCACTCAAGGTACGCTGAGCGGCTGTGGTTGTGACAAGGAGAAGCAGGGCTTCTACAACCAAGAGGAAGGCTGGAAGTGGGGAGGATGCTCAGCTGATATTCGCTATGGTCTGAGCTTCTCAAAGGTGTTCATAGATGCACGGGAGATCAGGCAGAACGCCAGGACACTCATGAACCTCCATAACAATGAAGTGGGACGCAAG GTCTTGGAAAAGAACATGCGTTTAGAGTGTAAATGTCATGGTGTATCTGGATCCTGCACTACCAAGACTTGCTGGACTACTCTCCCAAAATTCCGGCACTTGGGTTACATCCTCAAGGAGAAGTATAACCATGCTGTACACGTGGAACCGGTCCGAGCTAGTCGAAACAAGCGGCCTACCTTTTTGAAGGTTAAAAATCCTTACTCATACCGGAAGCCCATGGACATGGATTTAGTGTACATTGAGAAGTCACCCAACTATTGCGAGGCAGATCCCGTGACGGGTAGCATGGGAACCCAGGGCAGGATCTGCAACAAGACTGCTCAGCAGGCCAATGGCTGCGACCTCATGTGTTGCGACCGAGGATATAACACACACCAGTACTCACGCGTGTGGCAGTGCAACTGCAAGTTTCTTTGGTGTTGCTACGTCAAGTGCAACACCTGTAGTGAACGGACAGAAGTATACACGTGCAAGTGA